In Leuconostocaceae bacterium ESL0723, the following proteins share a genomic window:
- the rplT gene encoding 50S ribosomal protein L20, with product MRVKGGTVSRARRKKFIKLAKGYRGQRRINFKVAKQQVYKSYLYAYRDRKNRKRNFRKLWIARINAAARMNGLSYSKLMHGLTLAGVELNRKMLAELAVSDFDTFTKVADQAKEALQKDGAIVKPRTAATTDTTVSVER from the coding sequence ATGCGAGTTAAGGGTGGAACAGTTTCACGCGCACGTCGTAAGAAGTTTATTAAGTTGGCCAAGGGTTACCGTGGTCAGCGCCGGATCAATTTTAAGGTTGCTAAGCAGCAGGTTTATAAGTCATACCTGTACGCTTACCGTGACCGTAAGAACCGCAAGCGCAACTTCCGTAAGTTGTGGATTGCCCGTATCAATGCTGCCGCTCGGATGAACGGTCTGTCATACTCAAAGTTGATGCATGGTTTGACCCTGGCTGGGGTTGAATTGAACCGTAAGATGTTGGCTGAATTGGCTGTGTCTGATTTTGATACCTTCACTAAGGTAGCTGACCAGGCCAAGGAAGCTTTGCAAAAGGACGGGGCCATCGTCAAGCCTCGGACTGCGGCTAC